The following is a genomic window from candidate division KSB1 bacterium.
CATGGCGTCGCCGCTATCCGTAACAGCCGCCTTCACCGCCGCGCGAATTTTTTCTTCATCTTCAAATAAAGCCACAAAGTGATTTGTCCCCAGGCTTTTGCTCATCTTTTTACTCGGATCGGCTAATGACATGATTTTCGGGGTCTCCGTAAAAAGCGTTTCAGGTAAAATAAAATATTCACCGTATTTATGGTTGAATCTTTGAGCAATATTGCGGCTCAATTCCAGATGTTGCCCCTGGTCTCTCCCAACGGGAACAAATTTAGGCCGATAAGCGAGAATATCAGCGGCCTGTAAAATTGGATACGTAAAGAGTCCTGCGGAAATAAATTCATTTGTCTCGCCGAGTTGCTGCGATTTATCTTTAAACTGGGTCATCCTGGTCAGTTCGCCATAAGAGGCAGTGCTGTTAAATATCCAGCAAAGCTCGGTATGTTCCGGGACCAGGGATTGCACGAAGAGAATTGATCTTTCAGGATCGATGCCACAGGCCATCAGGTCGATGAACATTCTTTTGGTGTTTTCTTGCAAAGCCGCAGGCTCATAGGGGATGGTTATGGCATGAAGATCGACAATGCCATAGATGCATTTATACTTGTCCTGGAGTTTAACCCAATTTTCGACCGCACCAAAATAGTTTCCAAAGTGCATATCGGCAGTGGGCTGAATACAGGATAAAACTCTCTCTAAATTAGCCGGCAAAATGGACACCTCATCTTTGACCTGACATCCTGTTTTTTAAAAACAAACCCCATCTTACTATTTAGTAAATTAATATGATGGGGTAAAATTTCAAAGGCTTTAAAATATTCCTATTCTTCCGCTTTCTTCTCCCGATCTCTTCGCCGCGGCCGAACCTCCGGTGCCTCCTGCAGGGGTTCCCGTCCCCACTGTTCTTCGACAATCTCTCGAAGTGTCCAATCAGGAGCGATTTGATAAGCGTTATCAAAAGAAAACATCTCAATAGTATCCCAAGGGCAGTATTTCGCACAGAGTGTACAACCG
Proteins encoded in this region:
- the trpS gene encoding tryptophan--tRNA ligase, which translates into the protein MHFGNYFGAVENWVKLQDKYKCIYGIVDLHAITIPYEPAALQENTKRMFIDLMACGIDPERSILFVQSLVPEHTELCWIFNSTASYGELTRMTQFKDKSQQLGETNEFISAGLFTYPILQAADILAYRPKFVPVGRDQGQHLELSRNIAQRFNHKYGEYFILPETLFTETPKIMSLADPSKKMSKSLGTNHFVALFEDEEKIRAAVKAAVTDSGDAMAKGEMSPGVANLFEILKACGKMAEHNNLMDDFTAKKLKYVHLKQAVADCLVELAAKLTEKRQEILGTGKNVEDLMYDMSGEARKIAAETLREVRDLTGLLKHGHDRKKN